TAACCAGCAGTTAACGGGCTTTTCAAATCTGGCTTCCTTCACACAGCTTTCTGGGCTGAGATTCAAACAGCATCTTCACAGGTttcaggggcttttaacagtaacttaatttgaagcctacttgtgacaatccgcATCCCCTTAActacattctttccctttgatctctCCATCACTTTACCCAatttcttttgaactaatttctccCAGAATTGATTAACATAATCTCTTTACTTTAACATTCataattttaaaaagtgaatttacTTTATCCATATTTCATTCATGACACCTTTCTTTCACACcttgtgttgctctgtttctctggttctaaatatgggggttaatatggtcaccttccttaatcctaattgtgTTTGCtttagtcgccaggtatctctcgataccgccacaaggttcaaatccgaatactaatcaaagagccaatacaccagttagttagttcaaagtcaatactatttatttacacacacagtaagatctacacatgcacaaagtaccacaaactaaactatctctaacactaacgcctgtacttagcttctggtgcccactcagtcaggggATCTGTTGTTCGGATCGGAGGTTGTTGGGTACGaagaggtacaggagaacagctaaggtcgtcggtCTGGTAGcgcgcgttgaccttgaacttacttgcttctggtgcagctggtggaagggtctctccgctttgagagccaattccaagagagcgattctctcgtggggggttccttcttatacccggaggggcttcgcacgcttttaggtgggccttaaacttggccccaattaatcgggccgcttctcgatcactggtattgatcttcacCAATAAAGGGGTAGGTGCCCTGATAGCTGAGCGTGTCTTTGgtagccgttggccttgctttgtttgtgctttcggttggggaactggcgccgggatgcctgaaacagtatcggttacctgagtggctttcctttgttcccggagatgggccatcaatatgcgaatcgacctatagtttcaattccgtctgggagctgtctccCCAATCTGCATtcgggctctgtgcctgcttgttttcctaacattgtccacagttccctatattatttgcgagcgtccattttgtattctggaagtggccatcccagatggctacacttgcaTATTTTATCTTTTGAATCACAACACCCATTTACATCTGTTTCTGTTCGCTACCCAACCTGACTACATTTTTTCGGTAAACATCTGGTTTGAAGTCTAGCCGGGCTCATTAACACATCAAACTCAGTTTAAATTCACACAGCTACTCTATCTCCCATCGTAAGGACCACTTCACCAGTTGCATAAAATGATATTACACATAGAAAATAGTTCAATTTCTTAGATTCTTCTGACAAATTTTCTTGATAAAACATCAGTAGAAATCAATATTTATGAACAAGGTTcattcctggatgtgattaacagtaaAATACAATCACTAATTATTTACAAACACGCTGGTGACTTGTCAGGATggacaaccgagtgaatctcttcccacacacgaagcaggggaacggtctctccccagtgtgaactcgctggtgtctttgcagagtggatgactgagtgaatcctttcccacactcgaagcaggtgaatggcctctccctggtgtgaattcgctggtgtacagtcagttgagatgattgtctgaaccctgtcccacagtgagagcatctgaatggtctctcatcagtgtgaacaagctgatggCGCATCAGATCCACaggacttttatagcacttcccacagtcagtGCATTGAAATGGTCTCGcttcagtgtgaacctgctggtgtttcagcagggtggatgaatcgctgaatccctttccacacttggagcaggagaatggcctctcaccggtgtgaactcgctggtgttgtagtagccctgatgatcgagtgaatcccttcccacattcggggcaggtgaacggcctctctccagtgtgaattcgctggtgtacaatGAGTTCAGATGACTGCCTGAACCCAGTTCCACAGTccaagcacctgaacggtctctcatcagtgtgagctCGCTGATGGCGCATTAGGTTGAGGGAACTTTTATAGCACCTCGCACAGTctacacatttaaaaggtctctcgtccgtgtgaacctgctggtgtttcaACAGAGTGGAAGAAtcagtaaatccctttccacacttggagcagatgaatggcctctccccagtgtgaacccactggtgttgttgcagccctgatgatcgagtgaatcccttcccacactctgggcaggtgaatggcgtctccccactatgaactcgctggtgtctcagcagattggatgaccaggtgaatcccttcccacattctgggcaggtgaacagtctctccccagtgtgactgggcTGATGGGCTTCCAGCTCCGAAAGGGATCTGAATCCCtgctcacagtccccacatttctccGCACTGCTAGCATTGCTATTTTCTTGCATGTTaaaaatctgatgatattcagatcctgatgtgatgtctgttttcagtttcccaactgcaaatcctccccttctaacaccctgtgaaattgatttaaaacagaaaaaaaaggagtgagagagaacccacaaaaacacaaaggcagcttgtgaaattgagctgaattcatctggtcatttgtggggccggcactgggagaaagtgaccatgaaaactgttgGGTTGTCACAAAAATCCAACTGTTTCAGTGATGTCCTCAGGGAAGGGAACCTACCATCCGGTCTGGACCTACACAGGATTCTGGCCTTTATATGAAcaaatgaaataggagcaggagtaaaccataaGCCCCATTGAGCTGCTTCAACGTTAACTATGATAATTGCTGATCTTGGTTTAATCTCCAATTTCCTGGCCTCCTCCTCAAATCCTTTGATTCCCTGAAaaatctctccatctctgggtTAGAAATTTCTGCCATTTTAatcttgggaagactgaagccattgtcttcacTCCCTGCTACGAATTCCACTTCCTAACCATTCAATCCGTCCATCTCCTCAGAAACTGTCTGAGGATTGTGCAGAgttgaggggctgaatgtcctccttgtgCACTgacgggattctatgattgtcagtCTAGGATAGAAATTTCCAACGTTCTTTCTCCTGCTCCCTAATCCAGAATGACCGATCATGCTCGCTGCTGTACTTTGCCCCTCGTCGTCATCAGCAGTCCTTCAATTTGAGGATGACGTCAGCTCAGAGTCTTGAGTTTCTGCCATGATGGACAGAACCACAGATCTTGAGACCATGAGGTATTGGGATCAGGAGAGCAGGATGTATTTCCCTTTCTTTCCATCAATCCATCGCCCCAACAttcagacattgggactcaaagggtgATGTAGATTGATGGACATGTtgcctccattctgaacaatgggtaacaagctcctcccactcattgaaacattgcCCCCTAGAAAGATGGCGGCCACGCAtgcgccatggtgcacacattCCAATAAAGATGGTGGCCATTAACCCAGGCTGAAAATGAGGAACTGCAGCCCCGCTCGGTACAATCTGGGTCTGGTAAACACTTTTCCGAGGTTACTGACTCACACAAGGTGCTTCCGCAGCGTTTCCGCCATTCCCCgcgatctctccctctctgcatGTTGTTAACCAACGCTTACTTACTGCGGGTGTAAAGAAGCAACCGCTCTTcgtcgccattacccacactgcgcatgcttcaatcacagcaggCCCCGCCACtctttcactccgattggttggaggaccagcctctCCCGGTCGGTCCACCAGTCCTGCCCCACCTGAtcctattggtccggagccgcTGTCAATCACCTGGGCATTGTGACAGTTTCAAATGGTGAGAGCGGCCACAGTCAGTATCTGGAGAACCATAACTAAATTTTGTTTTCATAAAATAGTGAATTAGTCATGGTTTGTTGACAGCATAATATAATCAatttctggtgtgtgttactctgtcgctgttatagatcatagaatttacagtgcagcaggaggccattcggcccatcgagtctgcaccggctcttggaaagagcaccctacccaaggtcaacagccccaccctgtccccatagcccagtaaccccatccaacacgaagggcaattttggacactgagggcaatttagcatggccaatccacctaacctgcacatctttggactgtgggaggaaaccggagcacccaaaggaaacccacgcacacacggggaggatgtgcagactccgcacaggcagtgacccaagccggaatcgaacctgggatcctggagctgtgaagcaattgtgctatccacaatgctaccgtgctgccctaataaccTTTCAGACAATAACCTTTtaaagaaataaatttagagtacccaattcatttttttccaattaaggggaaatttagtgtggtcaacccacctaccctgcacatctttggggtgtgggggtgagacccacgcagacacagggagaaggtgcaaactccacacggacagtgacccagggccaggatcgaacccgggttcttggcaccgtgaggcagcagtgcgaagcactaggccaccgtgctgccccctttattagacaataacctgccttttattccaattctggtgtatgtTACCACTGCAGGTCCTGGGCTGATTGGAGTCTGGTATAATAAACAGAGTCTGGTTCCAGTGTCTCCGAGGTCATTTCAACGGCAGGTAAGCTGACATTAATGGAGACAAAAGGCCCAATAAATATCCAATTGTAATAGGAGGACAAGGTGTAAGGAAGCAATGATATTTTGAGGTTTCTGTGTTGTGGTGAGTGTCACTGAGAGGTGTGggataaaataggaatggaaacatgacagagacacgtgtgactgactccacctgacTGAGAGCTGTTATACCCAAGGGGAGAGCAATGAGGACATGGGGAACTCCAGAGATTTCTGATATCCGAGGTACATCTGTTGGAGGTACTGAAAATGTTCAGATCGTTCTTGCGGTTCTCAAGTTAGGGAAATGTATCTGACAGCTCATCAAAACCAAAGTTTTAATCTTCTCTTTGAGACACTTTGTGATTGAAAAGGtcaaatggacttccgggtgcggcgatgaccagctaagtcgcacgtttcggcagctcccggtggaatggatttttgggctcttaataggagccccaacggcaatttaaacggccaaaaacactgtgcggtaaactagaagggaatcccccggacacgcatggagaaaggagaggatagcagccggattgcggaggatcctctggagcagcggcaaggaaggcaagctcaaagcaagatggcgtcggaaggtggccgtttgttatggggcccagaccaacaagagttcctgtggcgctgtgtggaagagctgaaaaaggaattgaagaaggagttgttggccccgatattacaggcgattgaagggctaaaggaggagcagaagactcaagagcaggagcttcgggtcgtgaaggcaaaggctgctgaaagcgaagatgaaatacagggcctggtggtgaagacagagatgcacgaggcgcagcacaaaaggtgtgtggaaaggctggaagtactggagaataattcgaggaggaagaatttaagggttctgggtcttcccgaaggcgtagaaggggcggacgtcgggacatatgtgagcacgatgcttcactcgccaatgggatcggaggccccgacgggccctttggaggtggagggagcttatccagttatggcgcgaagaccaagggcaggagaaatacctcgagccatagtggtgaggtttcaccgctataatgacagagatggtcctaagatgggcgaagaaaactcagagctgcaggtgggagaacgcggtgatccgcgtataccaggattggagtgcggaggtggcgagaaggagggcaagttttaatcgggctaaggcggtgcttcacaaaaagatgatccagtttggaatgttacaaccggcgagattgtgggtcacacaccaagggaagcaccactactttgagacggcagaagaggcatggacattcattgtggacgagaagctggaatagtctggcgagagaaagaacttctgggacaaagtggtggggtgattatgtggggcgaggaaaaaagggggggggtgatttttcagtttgttaatcttgcgatcctgtaacttttctctcttccccatgatgggggggggggggggggggggggaggagagtatgAGGAGctctgggcgccggtcattaggggcggggccgagagggaaacgcgggctttgttcccgcgctatggtaattatggcgggaacagggacgcaggaaggagggggcctcgcacagtgggggccgaggacaaggggggaagccgaggtcagccagagttcgctgacttctgggagcagcaTGGGGGGTGCAAatacgctaggaagggatctagtggagggggggtcgggggggggggggtttaactgggttgctgctgctaaggagaagggggagctgttatgtgatggggtggtcgaggcgggagggcgccgtcagggggatacacgggtacgtgggaaccgggtgaggagctgggttaaaaaaggggatggctagtcgacaagggggggggggtaaagagccccccaacccggctgatcacgtggaacgtgagagggctgaacgggccgattaaaagggcacgggtactcgcacacctaaagaaattaaaggcagatgtggttatgttgcaggagacgcatctgaaactgatagaccaggtcagactacttaaaggatgggtggggcagatgttccattcgggtttggatgcgaagaacaggggggtggctatcttggtggggaaacgggtactgtttgaggcaaagaccatagtggcggatagtgggggtagatatgtgatggtgagtggcagatttcaaggggaggcggtggttctggtgaacctatatgccccgaactgggatgatgcaaattttatgaggcgtatgttgggacatatcctggacctggaggcgggaaagttggtaatgggggagatttcaatacggtgcttgatccagggctggaccgatcgaggtccaggaccgggaggaggccagcagcggccagggtgctcaaggacttcatggagcagatgggaggagtagacccctggagatttagtaggcctaggagtaaggagttctcatttttctcccatgtccacaaagtatattcacgggtagacgtttttgtcttgggaagggcactgattccgaaggtgacagggacggaatatacggctatagctatttcggaccacgctccacattgggtagacttggaggtaggagaggaaaaagaacagcacccactctggagaatagacatgggcttattggcagatgagggggtgcatcgaaaggtacttggagcttaatgacaatggagaggttcagatgggagtggtctgggaggcgttgaaggcggtggttagag
This portion of the Scyliorhinus torazame isolate Kashiwa2021f chromosome 5, sScyTor2.1, whole genome shotgun sequence genome encodes:
- the LOC140418564 gene encoding uncharacterized protein, coding for MATKSGCFFTPAGVRRGGFAVGKLKTDITSGSEYHQIFNMQENSNASSAEKCGDCEQGFRSLSELEAHQPSHTGERLFTCPECGKGFTWSSNLLRHQRVHSGETPFTCPECGKGFTRSSGLQQHQWVHTGERPFICSKCGKGFTDSSTLLKHQQVHTDERPFKCVDCARCYKSSLNLMRHQRAHTDERPFRCLDCGTGFRQSSELIVHQRIHTGERPFTCPECGKGFTRSSGLLQHQRVHTGERPFSCSKCGKGFSDSSTLLKHQQVHTEARPFQCTDCGKCYKSPVDLMRHQLVHTDERPFRCSHCGTGFRQSSQLTVHQRIHTRERPFTCFECGKGFTQSSTLQRHQRVHTGERPFPCFVCGKRFTRLSILTSHQRVCK